In Meleagris gallopavo isolate NT-WF06-2002-E0010 breed Aviagen turkey brand Nicholas breeding stock chromosome 3, Turkey_5.1, whole genome shotgun sequence, one DNA window encodes the following:
- the LOC100551099 gene encoding TBC1 domain family member 7, whose protein sequence is MADDSQRNFRSVYYEKVGFRGVEEKKSLEILLKDDRLDIEKLCTFSQRFPLPSMYRMLVWKVLLGIIPPHHKSHALVMNYRKEQYWDIHHALHVIRFINDSTPQVDVFLRIHQLESGKLPRNLAYPLEPEDEVFLAIAKAMEEMVEDPIECYWLVSCFVNQLNSKHKDSLQQLPKILEQYLNIEDNRLLMHLKACAAMSKLPYDLWFKKCFAGCLPESSLQRVWDKVISGSCKILVFVALEILLTFKMKIITLATAEKITQFLENIPQDNTDAIVSKAVDLWRTHCGTPAHSV, encoded by the exons ATGGCCGATGACTCTCAAAGAAACTTCCGCTCGGTCTATTATGAAAAAGTGGGGTTTCGTGGAGTTGAAGAAAAGAAGTCATTGGAAATTTTGTTAAAAGATGACCGATTGG atATTGAGAAGCTTTGCACCTTCAGTCAGAGGTTCCCTCTCCCATCCATGTATCGTATGCTGGTGTGGAAGGTTCTTTTAG gaaTTATTCCTCCTCACCATAAATCTCATGCTTTGGTGATGAACTACCGGAAGGAGCAGTACTGGGATATCCACCATGCTCTTCATGTAATTCGTTTTATCAATGACTCTACCCCACAGGTAGATGTTTTCCTTCGCATACATCAACTGGAATCAGGCAAATTGCCTCGAAACTTGGCTTATCCTTTG GAACCAGAAGATGAAGTGTTTCTTGCAATTGCTAAGGCAATGGAGGAAATGGTGGAGGATCCTATAGAATGCTACTGGCTTGTCAGTTGCTTTGTGAATCAGCTTAACAGCAAGCACAAAGATTCATTACAACAACTA CCAAAAATTCTGGAGCAGTATTTAAACATTGAAGACAATAGGCTTCTGATGCATCTGAAGGCATGTGCTGCGATGAGCAAGCTCCCTTATGATCTCTGGTTTAAGAAGTGTTTTGCAGGCTGTTTACCTGAGTCCAGTTTACAGag ggtttgGGACAAAGTTATCAGTGGATCTTGcaaaattcttgtttttgttgctttggaGATATTGTTAAcctttaaaatgaagataatcACACTGGCCACTGCAGAAAAGATCACCCAGTTTTTGGAAAAT ATTCCTCAAGATAACACTGATGCTATTGTCAGCAAAGCTGTAGATCTGTGGCGCACACACTGTGGGACTCCAGCACACTCTGTCTGA